The nucleotide window TTGAGCCCAAAGAATTTCTCTTCTATCTGGCAGACTAAGAAACAAACCAATCAAATACACAGAGCCAGAGGGAAGAACAAAATGATAAGCCCTGGAAGAATTCATCATTCAAGTTTATCAAGGAGTACATTTTCTCTCAACTTATAATTTCCCAATTCCAAAAGCCAATAATACGGCAATCTCACAGCTCAGCAGTAAAGTTACTTTTAACTGTAGAGTGAGATCATCGGGTTTGATGGACAGACCCAAGTATCACTTAAAATCGAGCCTGCTTGTATGTAATAAATTTTAGATCTTGTTTGTATGTTACTATACTTTCCTGTCATTTTCATGgggtgtgtctatgtgtgtttgtctgtgtttctgtgtgtgcctgtgtttcTCATAAGTTCTGAAAATGTTTGAACTAAATATTTAAGACTTCCTGGAACAGCTAAAAATCCATTGTAATTATGCTTTAAACTTAGATCCTCCAGTTTTTAACCATTTCTTCAGTGTTCATATGAGAACCAGagcttaatttattcattaaggAAATACTTATTGGAGAGTTGGGTATTATGCTCCAAAACACTATGCTAGATATGAACGATATGAAAGTAAAAGAGGCTTGAGAAGTGAGGGATTTGGCCAAGGATTACCCAAAGGAGATTCCATTCACCAATCCTGTCTGCCTGACAGTCACTTTGTCAGCTGAAAGGTACCTTAGGTTGTATGTTGTATCTCGCATTCTGTCAggatcaaaatgtcccaaaatgcTGGGTAACAGTGTGACAGATAACTAGCTCAAATGTTCTTTTTATGGTAAATGTTGATAGCAAccataaaataatatcttaaagtataattaacaaaaatgatGCATAGCTAATTACAAAGCAGTTGCCCAGGCAAACACTGATCAGGTACATTTTCAGCCCCCATCCAGGAATGACAAAATCTATTTTGATGTTTTTTGCCAATATAAACAGACACATTAtgaacttaatattttatatgacatGTGTTCAGAATGGAAAGCTGTACATtacttttattctcatttcatttaAACTGATCTTTTTAAAGGATCTAATGATCTGGTGTACTACCACCAGTTTTCATACtttaataaaacactttaaaatgtgGCTGTTCGAATTGTTTCAGCTACCCTATGAAGGCTGTATGAATAAACTGAATAGATTATGCATTTATTACCAATCTTAAGAGAGGATAATTTGTTTTAAGTCTTCATGTACACCACAGGAGCCACAATTCCTTTGTTATGTTATACATTTGTGAATGGGGATACCTGGCAGATATAGTCTAATGTTAAACCAATGCAAATAGCCAGAGAAGTCACCTTGCTATAATATCACCATTATCACAGGAACAAACGAacccctcccttttctctctcttgttaTTTGTTCTAACTCTAGTCTTTGTGAATATAGTTATAGCATTTCTATTAATGAACTCATAATTTCTATCTGTTGGATTTGTGAGTCAGTCTGtgacttataaaatataaatttattagatCACTTGTCATattagaattttataataaaaaacaattggTTTTGGTgtagatgtatgtgtgtgtggtggggataGTGGAGATTCAGTAAACATTCTTTCAATTCTTAGATtacttgaattatttttgttgtttacttGTAAGTTTTTAAGTCTGATACTAATGGATATTCATggaaaagtattaatatgtgtttttaaaaagcattttacctCAAACATGTAAACTATAATCATATAACGAATCGAAACTTTAATTTGTAAACATGCCAAAGCAAAAAGGACCGTTCCcacaatattttgttattaattcttcttcagattttaaagaatgtttctaatttaaagatttgtttttagagaatatttatttattaactgaaaGCTAACTACAGCATAAAATAACTGTGTAAACAGTTTATCCAATAAAATACAATATCATTTGATCACATTTCCAATATTGCATTTTGCCTATTAACAGCCCAAAATATGACATTTATTGTTTGGAAAAAATGTCACTATTTGGCACAGAAGTCTATTTACACGAGATCTTGTTTCATTTGCCATTTATTCCAGTAACTTGAGAACAATTATTTGCAACTAAATCTAACAGTATTTGTACAAGTACTTTCAAGCTAAAATACTGCTAAAAAAATTCCAATACACATGCAATTCAATATGTTTacataacatatatttattatgaaaCATGTGATTCTAAGAACTTTATAGAATATGAATACAGGAGTCACTCTACCCTCTACTGAAACATGGCCACATCTGAGATAAGAGACACTGCTGAGCAGAAGAGTCCTGCGTTCGATTGAGTTAAAATGGGTTGACTACTCAGACTGTTCAGGAATGCTACTGTGCCATCATATAATCACTTGATAGCTCAATTCACACCAAACTGCAACAGACTTTCAAGCATGAGAACTTGGCAACCCACAAACTTGTAGCACAAGCAGCCTTGGCAAAACACACTTATTATGCAGGTGGGCTCTGTTTTAAGCAAAGCTGACATTGAAAATCCAAATAtacaaaacagataaattagaGAATGATTCTTTGTATTATAAAATGGGTTTTATGCTTTAGAAAATGATTCAGAAGTTTCCTCTAAAATGGCAGCTCCCCTAATGTCTTTAAAATACAATTTGGTTTATGAAACATCAATTTACATGTGACTTTTTACACAACGATTGTGAAGCAAAATATACCTATATACAATCCTTAATTTTCCCTATCAGTATTAAGGTAATTGTCTTATCATTGTATTGGTAAAAGACACTTAAGTCGAAATATTATCTTTTAAGTCACTTAAATATGAAGTAAATATTGTCTCTAAAACATggatatttcagaaaatttaagtgcatttgtgatttttgtatttataatcttGGTAGTCATCTTTACAAAGTAGATCTTTAGATAGCACAAATATATGGCTATCTTTAGGGCATAATGCTAGGCCCTCTTCTTGCagaaactgttttattttattttggtggttTTATTCCTTTTAGCTGTGTAACTCCAAAGAGATGATAGTAGTGGTTACACTGTAGCTAGACTATTTATGATAGTTCAGTTTTATACTTCATTGCACAGAATTACCTTTAAAAACTTAACCTCTTACATGGCATTACTGTTTCACTGTTTACTCTGGGTGATTGTCATTCAGGTAAGGTTCTCCTTTATTGGCACTAAGTGCCTTGCCAGGGTGAGGGTGGGTAGTATGGGGTagggtggggatgaggggagtggggtgggaagggAAAGATAGAGATCCTGCCCACTGTATCTCTGCTCCCTCAGCACACAGCCTAGAGCCTGGTATTTAGGAAGCAAGCACTCAGTaactatttactgaatgaatgaatgaagaaatgaatggattAGGTGAATTGTCTGGAAGGCTTTCTTCACTCTAAGATCCAATCCAGTATGTTTCTGGAATGggtacaataaaaatgaattttcaaagtCTAAAAAATCGTAGAACCTCTCTCTCACTCTATATATACTGTttgtaaaattcataaaatattgagCCCTTGGAAAAATATTGATGACTTGGAAACATTTAGAAACATTAAGTCATCTTAGAGGTCagaggacaaagaagaggaaattgaaagGTCATTTCCTTGCTCACCAACTACTAGAGAGAACTAACAAGGCACACAGGTTGACCAAAGTCAGAACCAAATTAGACTCTTGGCAATTGTGTCCAGACTGAGAAGTGGTACTTTTGAGAGTTTCAATACAAATTTAGCCACAGGTATATTTGGAAACAGTGAAAGCAATCAATTAAGAGCTAGAATAGAAAGGAATTACCATTTGCCATTTGTAGGGCATTCTGTAGGCTAGAAACATTTCACTGTGGTGATGGTCATACCCCTTACAAGCAGCATGtgaaataaaagtgaaacaaCAAAATCCAGCtgtagaagataaaaataaaaattctaaaataaaatatgtttgaaagtGCTTGAGTAGataaaggaaaatagaatatAGTCAGTGGGGATGCTAGTAAGTTAATAGAACTTAACATGCTTATGATTGCATTAGAAAATAAAGCTTCAAAGTATATGGTGtattatgcttttaaataaaatagtgtggACTACGTTCAAATGATTTCATCTGAAAacttaatgcaaataaaatacaaatctaaGAAGCATGAGAATATGGAATTAAACTATAATTATTAGGCAAAAGAGTTTATGGATTTGAGTTCTTCCTGGAGGCCTCTTTAAAACCCATGCAACTAAATGAATATTAAGGTATCTCTCTTTAAGCTTAATGAGTTAAATTTGCTATGGACATTTTATGGGAGTCACTTTACTTtcaaaagaacaagaacaaacaTTGAAGTGAAATCACTACATTAATATCTCTAGTCATACAGTTTAAGCCTGAAGACTAGCTTAAGAGAATATATATGCTCATTTGCCTTCATAATCATTTCCCAAAATACCTAGCTCTGTATCTGTATTTATCTGCACCAAATGAGAGCAGCCAAAAGAGGATTTTTGAAactcttttatatataaatgcttCACTCAAAGACAAAGTGGTTTCCAGGAGCCATCTCCAAGTTATACTAGCATTATATTCTAGCTCCTCTTCAGTGAAAAGTAAAATCTCTGTACATTAACTTGCTTGTTCATAATTTCACCATTTTCAACTTTGATCTAATGGATTAAAACAAGAATTATGATCTCTAATCAAAGAATAAACGTGTTAGGTTGCCACTGTAGATATTCAGAGATTTTAGATTGTTAAAGGGATTGTTTTTCCTGAATACactttctatacacacacacgcacacacacacacacacacacacacaaaactatcttctattgttttttttaaacagctatttTGCACCAGTAATTATTAATCCAGATAATTTGGATTTAAACTATATCTAATTGAAAACCTATCACATGAATTGTTTATAGTGACAGACAATGAACTATTAGtcattttaaagctttaaaagtaAGTTATCAGGATCCACTTTAATCTCTACATGATAATAAAGGATTATTATGTGAAGTAACCtatttatgaaaaggaaacagTGTGCTTCTTTCAGACGCCATCACTTGCTTTAATAAGGAATTCAAAAGCTGGACTACTTTATATGCAGATCACCATCCCAGTTGCATAAGGATTTACAatagacaaaacaaaactattttttgttGTAAAGAAGGGCTGTTTGTTTAAATCACACAATAACGTTTGCATCTAAAAATTATCTACAGGCTAATAAGGGTTCATAAATGTTATATAGACTTGGTtagttaaaatcattttaatgttaAGACCAAAATGAAAGGCTTGCTCAAGCTGACAAGGAAAAATTCAAGTAACACATGTCTaaagaaggcagaaggaaaaagatgCTTACTACCTTGGTTTAAGTAACTATTAACTGATTTGGAGATGCAAATAGTACATGATTTGATAGCACCCCATTAATACttcaattaaactaaaaaggaaaatgctGCTTTgtcagaaaatgtgaaaattgagaaggattctgagtcTAACCTTCGAtcctaaaagaaatagaaaataatatacacatttttatctcCATTGCCTTGAATTTGCAGAGAACTTACTTGGgaagttttaattttacctttgaaGTCTTCCTTCAAGGTATTGAATGGCTCATATGTCTTTATTAAATGAGGTGTGTGGCGGCCTCTACTGGTGTGTGTTAATAGAAAATGTTTCAAtaggcagaaaaaatattaatttcaattaaaaagttagaaatacagactctttcatttaaatatataaaaatatctaatttaatgaagaaaaaacatatattaCAAGTTGTGTAATGTACTCTTAATTAGGAAAATAATCTAAAACACTGACCATGTTAGTGTAAAATGATGATTTACGGAAGGGCATTAATTGTTCAATTCACTCTGatattgggttaaatatattttattaatgaattattAATCCCAGCTGAGGCAGCTTATTACCTCTAGTCCATTGTTAAATCCCTTTAGTTGACTTAAATAAAATCACTTAGAACAAacccagaggaaaggaaatattttacagTTAAGTCTACAAAGTCCTATAACTAGAATCATTTGATGACAGGCTGGTTTTTATAACTCAAGCAAACTGTACGCTGACTTAATATAGCTGAAACATCAATCTATTTACAgtgttttcaatttcaaaaatacaacacattaaaatatgttcaatttaTCAAAGCTAGAAGCAACATTTAAGTAATGTACTTAAAGTGCGAAGGCACTTTAACACAAAGAAGTGATGCCCAGTGGCTATACTTGGTAACTGAGTATGGAAATACCATATatcattatttacaaaagaagTTACAGTCCCAAACGGTCTTTGGGGATCTTCTACAAAATACGCTAAATAtccattttcatttgaaaagtttgctTATTCTTTCCTAATTCACTATAATCTCCTCTTTCCACTCCCACACTGCAAAAACAAGATGGTTTTGAAACAAAaccataaacaaaatatatgaaaaatgcattGTAGAAACATTCATGTTCACTGATGATtcttaagaagagaaagaaaaaaaaacagtaggggaggagagcaagagagaaataatttaaaggaaaacttGCAAAAGCAATATCATTGCTTCACCCCATCTCCCAAATATTTCCAGAATCCCCTGTTAACGCTGGGAAAGGGAGAacacaaacaaatacaaaagcaaatgcaatgcTTCCTACAGTTTGGAGCAGCATCCTTTGATGCCATAGGGTTGTAAATGATTTCCCTTCACAGCTGACTGATTGCAGTTTGTTTTTCCAGAACTTCGAGGTAGTCTGGTTCTGACTGCGGCTTAGCTTGCAGTAAAGGGTGGTCAGGTTTTGACTGCCCCACAAAGCATTTCCTGGGAGTTCCATATAAAACGGTTTTATTGATTCTGTCTTGGTTTTGGCGTCGAGACTCATAAGAGGGGGCGAACTGCCTTTTAGGTAAGGTACAAAAGTTATAGTGGACTAGGCCTGCACTGGGGAGTTCCTTGACTCGCTCAGCAATATTTTGATACAGCAGCTCGGGCTCTCTTGGTGTGGCCTGCTTTTCTAGCAACTCAGTGGCACTTATTGTGTATGCAAGTGTGGCTggctcttcttttttctcttccaagtTGCCATAGCTAAACTCTTGCAGGTTTCGGTAATAGGCTACTGGGTCTCCTTCCTTCTGCATGTAGATAGGGTTTTGGCACATTTGACCCACAGGTGGGGGGATATAGTTATAGACATGGCCATCTGTTTTATCATGAGTCTCCGTGTTGTAAGACCCATACTGTAACTGAAAGGAACTTACGTCTAGGTTGTTGGCACTCCTGGGAACACTTGGCACTCCCTTTCGGCGTTTCAGGACAAAGACGAATAAACCAGCCCCAAAACAGACAGATAAGATGAAAACAACAAGCAATCCTAAAATTAAGACAGAAAGTGGAACTTCAGTGTGTAGTTCAGGATAGGAACTAGGAGACACACTAAGTGACCGAGGTGTGTCTGTATTGTGATTCATTGACAAGATGGTCCCATCTGACAAGTTTGGACTATCTGGACAAATAGCATCCCTCCCCAGGAACTTCAGTATCTCCCCTGCATGCTTAGCAGGAGACTCACAAGTCACTTCATTGATGATGACGGGGGAATTGGCATGTTCTGTCCAGTCCTTTAGCCCCATGATGTCACAGGTACAGTCCCATGGGTTCTCTTGAAGATCTATCTGGATAAAAGCTGGAAGCTGATCCAGAACTCCTTTCACAGGCAGGTGAGAAAAATGGTTGTTTCTCAGATTCAGCCTGGTGAGGGCTGTACCCCCAAATATATTATCAGGTAAGGACCGCAGTAGATTGTTATTCAGAAACAGCAGCTGTAGGTTAATCAAAGCATCAAAGGTCAGCggcttaatttctttaatgacaTTATACTCTAAATAGAGATATTGCAAGCTCTGCAGTCCATCAAACATAGAAGGATACAGCACTTCAAGGTAATTGCCATTCAGATAAAGTCTGCGTAAACTGGTCAGGTTTGTGAAGGCACCTTCCTGAATGACTGCAATCCTATTGTTTCCTAAATGCAACAAATCCAAAGAACTGTATTCTAAGAGGTCGTTCTTATAGACAGTTTGAAGATAGTTCCCCGTTAGGTAAAGTTTCTTTGGACTGGTAGGTTTGGGCTGCAGGTCAGAGATATTAGTGAACTTCCTTTCTTGGCAGTTTACGTTTAGACCATTGTCTGAGCTCTGAGAGGTGCAGACACAGCTACTGGGGCAGGTGAGGGGTACAGGGGACTTGG belongs to Eulemur rufifrons isolate Redbay chromosome 30, OSU_ERuf_1, whole genome shotgun sequence and includes:
- the SLITRK2 gene encoding SLIT and NTRK-like protein 2, with the translated sequence MLSSVWFLSVLAVAGILQTESRKTAKDICKIRCLCEEKENVLNINCENKGFTTVSLLQPPQYRIYQLFLNGNLLTKLYPNEFVNYSNAVTLHLGNNGLQEIRTGAFSGLKTLKRLHLNNNKLEVLREDTFLGLESLEYLQADYNYISAIEAGAFSKLNKLKVLILNDNLLLSLPSNVFRFVLLTHLDLRGNRLKVMPFAGVLEHIGGIMEIQLEENPWNCTCDLLPLKAWLDTITVFVGEIVCETPFRLHGKDVTQLTRQDLCPRKSASDSSQRGSHADTHVQRLSPTMNPALNPTRAPKASRPPKMRNRPTPRVTVSKDRQSFGPIMVYQTKSPVPLTCPSSCVCTSQSSDNGLNVNCQERKFTNISDLQPKPTSPKKLYLTGNYLQTVYKNDLLEYSSLDLLHLGNNRIAVIQEGAFTNLTSLRRLYLNGNYLEVLYPSMFDGLQSLQYLYLEYNVIKEIKPLTFDALINLQLLFLNNNLLRSLPDNIFGGTALTRLNLRNNHFSHLPVKGVLDQLPAFIQIDLQENPWDCTCDIMGLKDWTEHANSPVIINEVTCESPAKHAGEILKFLGRDAICPDSPNLSDGTILSMNHNTDTPRSLSVSPSSYPELHTEVPLSVLILGLLVVFILSVCFGAGLFVFVLKRRKGVPSVPRSANNLDVSSFQLQYGSYNTETHDKTDGHVYNYIPPPVGQMCQNPIYMQKEGDPVAYYRNLQEFSYGNLEEKKEEPATLAYTISATELLEKQATPREPELLYQNIAERVKELPSAGLVHYNFCTLPKRQFAPSYESRRQNQDRINKTVLYGTPRKCFVGQSKPDHPLLQAKPQSEPDYLEVLEKQTAISQL